From the Nerophis ophidion isolate RoL-2023_Sa linkage group LG18, RoL_Noph_v1.0, whole genome shotgun sequence genome, one window contains:
- the socs9 gene encoding suppressor of cytokine signaling 9, producing MSSPNESGARRKERERGARPKVRLSRSEERRDSGFVQKGKWTGSAAHNPAVERPVSDGFEYGDFLNDPERKDQATAAASSPTASWSRHGIETAALLQSEPETSTAGLAIVSSCAEFSVLNEGDCRGSSGSTSSRTLRQKIQDAMGQCFPIKTNSAESTPPLPFSLSAGCTASRRKIHLSELMLDDCPFPVGSELAQKWYLVKQHTAPITHLSAFDTAAANGAFVPLVAFPVEDVDDRLRERRRISIEQGVEPPPDAEIHTLEVTPQMSSLLRHGPKVAHSMNELTGAERAPVAHQQKQFLLQRQKQHQLLLQSCLDTLDEVVASSSSSSSTASDGSTAPVVYPDATSSTPQVHTQIDFIHCLVPDLLQITNLPCYWGVMDRYEAETLLEGKPEGTFLLRDSAQEDYLFSVSFRRYGRSLHARVDQWNHNFSFDVRDPGVFHAPTVTGLVEHYKDPNSCMFLEPLLSIPMSRTQPFSLQQICRAVVSSCTTYDGINTLPIPNTLKSHLKEYHYKQRVHVRRLDTWWQ from the coding sequence ATGTCCTCACCGAATGAGTCTGGGGCTCGCAGAAAAGAGCGAGAAAGGGGAGCAAGGCCCAAGGTAAGACTGAGTCGTTCAGAAGAGAGACGGGATAGTGGTTTCGTGCAGAAAGGCAAGTGGACGGGCTCTGCCGCCCATAACCCGGCTGTTGAACGACCCGTCAGTGATGGCTTTGAGTATGGGGACTTCTTAAATGACCCGGAGAGAAAAGACCAAGCCACTGCCGCTGCCTCCTCTCCGACAGCAAGCTGGAGCCGTCACGGCATTGAGACTGCGGCCTTATTGCAGTCCGAACCAGAAACATCCACTGCGGGCTTGGCAATAGTCAGCTCTTGCGCAGAGTTCTCCGTGCTCAATGAAGGAGACTGCAGAGGATCGAGCGGCAGTACTAGCAGTCGGACACTCCGGCAAAAAATCCAAGATGCAATGGGGCAGTGTTTTCCCATTAAGACGAATAGTGCGGAGAGCACGCCGCCACTTCCTTTCTCATTGTCAGCAGGCTGCACCGCCTCGAGGCGAAAGATCCATTTAAGTGAGCTGATGTTGGACGACTGCCCCTTCCCCGTAGGGTCAGAGCTGGCTCAAAAATGGTACCTCGTAAAGCAACACACGGCCCCCATCACCCACCTCTCGGCGTTTGACACAGCTGCGGCAAACGGAGCTTTCGTTCCCCTGGTTGCGTTCCCGGTGGAGGATGTAGACGACAGACTGCGGGAGCGCAGGCGCATTAGCATCGAGCAAGGTGTGGAGCCTCCGCCCGACGCAGAGATCCACACGTTGGAGGTGACGCCCCAAATGAGTTCGCTCCTCAGGCACGGTCCAAAAGTGGCTCACAGTATGAACGAGCTGACAGGAGCCGAGCGAGCGCCCGTTGCTCATCAGCAGAAGCAGTTTCTCTTGCAGAGGCAGAAGCAGCATCAGCTTCTCCTACAGAGTTGTTTGGACACGCTCGATGAGGTGGTggcttcctcctcttcttcttcttcaacggCGTCTGATGGTAGCACCGCGCCTGTGGTCTACCCAGACGCCACCAGCTCGACCCCACAAGTCCACACTCAGATCGACTTCATTCATTGTTTGGTTCCTGATCTGCTGCAGATCACCAACCTGCCTTGTTACTGGGGCGTCATGGACCGCTACGAGGCCGAGACGCTCCTCGAGGGGAAACCCGAGGGCACCTTCCTGCTGCGTGACTCCGCCCAGGAGGACTACCTCTTCTCAGTCAGCTTCCGCCGCTACGGCCGCTCGCTGCACGCCCGCGTGGACCAGTGGAATCACAATTTCAGCTTCGACGTGCGGGATCCCGGTGTCTTCCACGCACCAACGGTCACCGGCCTGGTGGAGCACTACAAGGACCCCAACTCCTGCATGTTCCTCGAGCCGCTGCTGTCCATTCCCATGTCTCGCACGCAGCCCTTCAGCTTGCAGCAAATCTGTCGCGCCGTCGTCAGCAGCTGCACCACCTACGACGGCATCAACACGCTGCCTATCCCAAACACCTTAAAGAGCCACCTGAAAGAATACCACTACAAGCAGAGAGTACATGTTCGCCGATTGGACACATGGTGGCAATGA